One genomic region from Listeria monocytogenes encodes:
- a CDS encoding LacI family DNA-binding transcriptional regulator: MANIQEIAKLAGVSSATVSRVINKRDYVSDETRKRVQTIIDKLDYVPNINAVSLKKGATKLIGMVIPSFTDSLNVFLKSFTMIAQEHGYNVTLFMTRIDPDKELEALEMLRQKQIDALVLVIRSNDWKTIEHYTKYGPIVTWQRVESEKIPSVFMNQYDGYTLGLEHLYAKGYRKFVNVYGNTTGLNTQSRMLAFKDFCARYELDPHEFRQFYGQGSRQDGEKIAHWFAETEHKPDAFLTPNDYFAAGLLTEARRLGYSVPEDFAICGFDNMEIAHLLDITTIHYPVNLQAENAFTLIMNQLFGSNLPLLDLDFHLVERKTT; this comes from the coding sequence TTGGCAAATATACAAGAAATCGCGAAACTAGCGGGTGTTTCATCAGCAACAGTTTCCCGAGTGATTAATAAGCGCGACTATGTAAGTGATGAAACGCGAAAACGTGTCCAGACAATTATTGACAAGTTAGATTACGTTCCGAATATAAATGCTGTGTCACTAAAAAAAGGTGCAACCAAATTAATTGGCATGGTCATTCCTAGTTTTACAGATTCACTTAATGTATTTTTAAAGAGTTTTACGATGATTGCGCAAGAGCATGGCTATAATGTCACGCTGTTTATGACGCGGATTGATCCAGATAAAGAACTGGAAGCCCTTGAAATGCTGCGCCAAAAACAAATCGATGCGCTCGTTCTCGTGATTCGGTCGAATGATTGGAAAACGATTGAGCATTATACAAAATACGGCCCGATTGTCACTTGGCAACGCGTCGAAAGTGAAAAAATTCCTTCTGTATTTATGAATCAATATGATGGCTACACGCTCGGTCTAGAACATTTGTATGCAAAAGGCTACCGGAAATTTGTGAATGTGTACGGCAATACGACTGGGCTCAATACGCAAAGTCGCATGCTTGCTTTTAAAGATTTTTGCGCACGTTATGAGCTTGATCCTCATGAGTTTAGACAGTTTTATGGACAAGGCTCTCGGCAAGACGGGGAAAAGATTGCACATTGGTTTGCGGAAACGGAGCATAAACCTGACGCCTTTTTGACACCGAATGATTATTTTGCGGCTGGGCTTTTGACGGAAGCAAGACGGCTTGGATATAGTGTTCCGGAAGATTTTGCGATTTGTGGTTTTGATAATATGGAAATCGCGCATTTGCTTGATATCACAACGATTCACTACCCAGTAAATTTGCAGGCTGAAAATGCTTTTACGCTCATTATGAATCAATTATTTGGTAGCAATTTGCCACTGCTCGATTTAGATTTTCATTTAGTTGAACGAAAAACGACATAA